A DNA window from Streptomyces sp. 71268 contains the following coding sequences:
- a CDS encoding DUF6758 family protein, which translates to MRGEPSCPKCGGRVRAPGLFADSWQCGVHGTVHPLQPVVPPSVEALAVVVNRAQVPVWMPWPLPVGWLFTGVVSAGDDRSGGRATAVACSGPGPLGGAGEMLLVAEELGVGLGARYAGIDGLDPGPMMCVDRPPHTKVHAAGRPTPLWHVSGAPEDRAVFAGEARGLWLWVIVWPEQAGVLLYDEFVLTDLRDAGAEVDLLPCGALSPRVLS; encoded by the coding sequence ATGAGGGGCGAACCCAGTTGCCCGAAGTGTGGTGGCCGGGTGCGGGCGCCCGGACTGTTCGCCGACTCCTGGCAGTGCGGGGTGCACGGAACCGTGCATCCGCTCCAGCCGGTCGTGCCGCCGAGCGTCGAGGCGCTCGCCGTCGTGGTCAACCGCGCCCAGGTGCCGGTCTGGATGCCGTGGCCGCTGCCGGTCGGCTGGCTGTTCACCGGCGTCGTCTCCGCCGGCGACGACCGCAGCGGCGGCCGGGCCACCGCCGTGGCCTGCTCGGGCCCCGGCCCACTGGGCGGCGCCGGCGAGATGCTGCTGGTCGCGGAGGAGCTCGGCGTCGGCCTCGGCGCCCGGTACGCGGGGATCGACGGCCTCGACCCGGGCCCCATGATGTGCGTCGACCGCCCCCCGCACACCAAGGTGCACGCCGCGGGCCGACCCACCCCGCTGTGGCACGTCAGCGGCGCCCCCGAGGACCGCGCCGTCTTCGCCGGCGAGGCCCGTGGCCTGTGGCTGTGGGTGATCGTCTGGCCCGAGCAGGCCGGCGTACTGCTCTACGACGAGTTCGTCCTCACCGACCTGCGGGACGCCGGCGCCGAGGTGGACCTGCTGCCGTGCGGCGCGCTGTCGCCGCGCGTGCTGTCCTGA
- a CDS encoding magnesium and cobalt transport protein CorA has translation MSMIRDLRAAVRPALRRGHSVNEYDTTRDPSVTSAVVDCGVYRDGRRVSDHVSPTEAMARVRAEGGFAWIGLHEPTEREFSGIAQEFGLHPLAVEDAVHAHQRPKLERYDDTLFTVFKTIHYVEHAELTATSEIVETGEVMCFTGRDFIVTVRHGGQGSLRALRHRLQDDPDLLAKGPSAVLHAIADQVVDGYIAVADAVQDDIDEVEIDVFSATNGATKGGRASARGGDAGRIYQLKREVLEFKRAVSPLLRPMQLLSERPMRLVDPDIQKYFRDVADHLARVNEQVLSFDDLLNSILQANLAQATVAQNEDMRKITAWAAIIAVPTMICGVYGMNFEHMPELRWKYGYPAVLTLIVGICFTIHRGFKRNGWL, from the coding sequence ATGTCGATGATTCGTGACCTGCGCGCAGCCGTCCGCCCCGCCCTGCGGCGAGGGCATTCCGTAAACGAGTACGACACCACCCGCGATCCGTCCGTCACCAGCGCCGTCGTGGACTGCGGTGTCTACCGCGACGGCCGGCGGGTCAGCGACCACGTCAGCCCGACCGAGGCGATGGCCCGGGTGCGCGCCGAAGGGGGCTTCGCCTGGATCGGGCTGCACGAGCCGACGGAGCGCGAGTTCTCCGGCATCGCGCAGGAGTTCGGGCTGCACCCGCTGGCCGTCGAGGACGCCGTCCACGCCCACCAGCGGCCCAAGCTGGAGCGGTACGACGACACGCTGTTCACCGTCTTCAAGACCATCCACTACGTCGAGCACGCGGAACTCACCGCCACCAGCGAGATCGTCGAGACCGGCGAGGTGATGTGCTTCACCGGTCGGGACTTCATCGTCACCGTCCGGCACGGCGGCCAGGGCTCGCTGCGTGCCCTGCGCCACCGCCTCCAGGACGACCCCGACCTGCTGGCCAAGGGCCCGTCGGCGGTGCTGCACGCCATCGCCGACCAGGTGGTGGACGGGTACATCGCGGTGGCCGACGCCGTGCAGGACGACATCGACGAGGTGGAGATCGACGTCTTCTCCGCCACCAACGGCGCCACCAAGGGCGGTCGCGCCTCCGCGCGCGGCGGCGACGCGGGCCGGATCTACCAGCTCAAGCGCGAGGTGCTGGAGTTCAAGCGGGCCGTCTCACCGCTGCTGCGGCCGATGCAGTTGCTGAGCGAGCGCCCGATGCGGCTGGTCGACCCGGACATCCAGAAGTACTTCCGGGACGTCGCCGACCACCTGGCCCGGGTCAACGAGCAGGTGCTCTCCTTCGACGACCTGCTCAACTCGATCCTCCAGGCCAACCTGGCACAGGCGACCGTCGCGCAGAACGAGGACATGCGCAAGATCACCGCGTGGGCGGCCATCATCGCCGTGCCCACGATGATCTGCGGCGTGTACGGCATGAACTTCGAGCACATGCCGGAGCTGCGCTGGAAGTACGGCTACCCGGCGGTGCTCACCCTCATCGTGGGCATCTGTTTCACCATTCACCGCGGCTTCAAGCGCAACGGCTGGCTGTAG
- a CDS encoding MFS transporter: MHSARDDADEDPFDAGSGRGRGIPHQPKAVWATAGASVVAFMGIGLVDPILPSIAGGLHASPSQVSLLFTSYFLITAVAMLVTGYVSSRIGGRRTLLVGLALVVVFAALSGTATSVGQLVGFRAGWGLGNALFVSTALAVIVGAAHPVGPRGADGKHASGSATAILLYESALGLGMACGPLLGAVLGDMKWRYPFFGTAVLMAVGFLAISVFLREQPVPARKTALLDPLRALGHGGLASAAVSAFFYNYAFFTVLAFTPFVLDMSPYRSGAVFFAWGALLAVFSVLVAPRLQERYGSLRVLAASLVLMGADLVVLGYGDHTTAIACTIASGAFIGVNNTVYTELALGVSDAPRPVASAGYNFVRWFAAAAAPYLAPKIEEWSDPHVPFVVAAAAALVGAGIVVARRSALTLRAEELEPAHATRDGVGVFAEQPPRPAPAAE; encoded by the coding sequence ATGCACAGCGCGCGTGACGACGCCGACGAGGACCCCTTCGACGCCGGCAGCGGCCGGGGCCGGGGCATCCCGCACCAGCCGAAGGCGGTCTGGGCGACCGCCGGCGCCTCGGTCGTGGCCTTCATGGGCATCGGCCTGGTCGACCCGATCCTGCCGTCCATCGCGGGCGGCCTGCACGCCTCGCCCAGCCAGGTGTCCCTGCTGTTCACCTCGTACTTCCTGATCACCGCCGTGGCCATGCTGGTCACCGGGTACGTCTCCAGCCGCATCGGGGGGCGCAGGACGCTGTTGGTCGGGCTCGCGCTGGTGGTCGTCTTCGCGGCGCTCTCGGGCACCGCGACCTCGGTCGGCCAACTCGTCGGCTTCCGCGCCGGCTGGGGCCTGGGCAACGCGCTCTTCGTCTCCACGGCACTGGCCGTCATCGTGGGCGCGGCGCACCCCGTGGGCCCGCGCGGCGCGGACGGGAAGCACGCGAGCGGCAGCGCGACGGCGATCCTGCTGTACGAGTCGGCGCTCGGGCTCGGCATGGCCTGCGGGCCGCTGCTCGGCGCGGTCCTCGGCGACATGAAGTGGCGCTACCCGTTCTTCGGCACCGCGGTGCTGATGGCGGTCGGCTTCCTGGCCATCAGCGTCTTCCTGCGCGAACAGCCCGTGCCGGCCCGCAAGACGGCGCTGCTCGACCCGTTGCGGGCGCTCGGGCACGGCGGGCTCGCCTCGGCCGCCGTCTCGGCCTTCTTCTACAACTACGCGTTCTTCACCGTGCTGGCCTTCACGCCGTTCGTGCTCGACATGTCGCCGTACCGCTCGGGCGCGGTCTTCTTCGCCTGGGGCGCGCTGCTCGCCGTCTTCTCGGTGCTGGTCGCGCCCCGGCTCCAGGAGCGGTACGGCTCGCTACGGGTGCTCGCGGCCTCGCTGGTGCTGATGGGCGCCGACCTGGTGGTCCTCGGCTACGGCGACCACACCACGGCCATCGCCTGCACCATCGCGTCGGGCGCGTTCATCGGCGTCAACAACACGGTCTACACCGAACTCGCGCTCGGCGTGTCGGACGCGCCGCGCCCGGTGGCCAGCGCGGGGTACAACTTCGTCCGCTGGTTCGCCGCCGCCGCGGCGCCCTACCTGGCGCCCAAGATCGAGGAGTGGAGCGACCCGCACGTGCCGTTCGTGGTCGCCGCCGCCGCGGCCCTGGTCGGCGCCGGCATCGTGGTGGCCCGCCGCTCGGCCCTCACGCTGCGGGCCGAGGAGCTCGAACCGGCGCACGCGACGCGGGACGGCGTCGGCGTCTTCGCCGAGCAGCCGCCGCGCCCGGCGCCGGCGGCCGAGTGA
- a CDS encoding alcohol dehydrogenase catalytic domain-containing protein: MRAAFMYEAGDLRVLDAPDPVIERPTDAVVRILRSCVCGTDLHPYHSMTADEAPRAMGHEFIGVVEELGSDVSGFRRGDLVVSPFFFADNTCEYCRAGLHTACPNGGWYSADGVNGAQAEAARVPQAQGTLVKLPADADDALLSSLLTLADVYGTGYHAAKQAGVRPGDTVTVIGDGAVGLLAVLSAKQLGAERIILMGRHKDRTDIGRLFGATDVVPERGEEGIATVRELTGGHGTRAVLEAVGHLPAYEMAVGAVRAGGVISRVGVPQYEQAPVGFDSLFGSNVTLTGGPAPVRAYIDALLPGVLDGTVDPGRVFDRTLSLEETPEAYRAMDRREALKVMITP; encoded by the coding sequence ATGCGGGCAGCGTTCATGTACGAGGCCGGAGACCTGCGTGTCCTGGACGCGCCGGACCCGGTGATCGAGCGGCCAACCGACGCGGTCGTGCGCATCCTGCGCTCCTGCGTGTGCGGCACCGACCTGCACCCCTACCACTCCATGACCGCCGACGAGGCGCCCCGGGCGATGGGCCACGAATTTATCGGCGTCGTCGAGGAACTCGGCTCCGACGTCTCCGGCTTCCGCCGCGGCGACCTGGTGGTCTCCCCGTTCTTCTTCGCCGACAACACCTGCGAGTACTGCCGCGCCGGCCTGCACACCGCCTGCCCGAACGGCGGCTGGTACAGCGCGGACGGCGTCAACGGCGCCCAGGCCGAGGCCGCGCGCGTCCCGCAGGCCCAGGGCACGCTGGTGAAGCTGCCGGCCGACGCGGACGACGCGCTGCTCTCGTCGCTGCTGACCCTCGCCGACGTGTACGGCACCGGCTACCACGCCGCCAAGCAGGCCGGCGTGCGCCCCGGCGACACGGTCACGGTGATCGGGGACGGCGCGGTCGGCCTGCTCGCCGTCCTGTCGGCCAAACAACTCGGCGCGGAGCGGATCATCCTGATGGGCCGCCACAAGGACCGCACCGACATCGGCCGCCTCTTCGGCGCCACCGACGTCGTCCCCGAGCGCGGCGAGGAGGGCATCGCCACCGTCCGCGAGCTGACCGGCGGCCACGGCACGCGCGCCGTCCTGGAGGCCGTCGGTCACCTGCCGGCGTACGAGATGGCCGTCGGCGCCGTGCGCGCCGGCGGCGTGATCAGCCGGGTCGGGGTGCCGCAGTACGAGCAGGCGCCGGTCGGCTTCGACAGCCTGTTCGGCTCGAACGTCACGCTGACCGGCGGGCCCGCGCCGGTGCGCGCCTACATCGACGCGCTGTTGCCCGGCGTGCTGGACGGCACGGTCGACCCCGGCCGCGTCTTCGACCGCACCCTCTCGCTTGAGGAGACCCCCGAGGCGTACCGGGCGATGGACCGGCGCGAGGCGCTCAAGGTCATGATCACGCCCTGA
- a CDS encoding suppressor of fused domain protein: MANVLELVEARLRMALGEPDARAAITFVGTDRIEVLRFTGDAAGDRGGAGVVRYATLGMSGQPMADPADPLADPVRGPRAELLLTVRARRADTDKALRPLAVLAASPQVEGVIVAPGGSLDVGEPLWPGAPFSSVLVAEPGGLVEDLELPAPMDPVRFLPLLPMTANEAAWKRVHGAAALEARWLARGTDLRDPLRRSVSLED, encoded by the coding sequence ATGGCGAATGTTCTTGAGCTGGTCGAGGCCCGGTTGCGGATGGCGCTGGGCGAGCCGGACGCCCGCGCCGCCATCACCTTCGTCGGCACCGATCGCATCGAGGTGCTGCGCTTCACGGGCGACGCCGCCGGCGACCGTGGCGGGGCCGGCGTCGTGCGCTACGCCACCCTCGGCATGTCGGGCCAGCCCATGGCGGACCCCGCGGACCCGCTGGCCGACCCGGTGCGCGGGCCCCGCGCCGAACTGCTGCTGACCGTGCGGGCGCGGCGGGCCGACACCGACAAGGCGCTTCGCCCGCTGGCCGTACTGGCCGCGTCGCCGCAGGTCGAGGGCGTGATCGTGGCGCCGGGTGGCTCGCTGGACGTGGGCGAGCCGCTGTGGCCCGGGGCGCCGTTCAGCTCCGTCCTGGTGGCCGAGCCCGGCGGCCTGGTGGAGGACCTGGAGCTGCCGGCGCCCATGGACCCGGTGCGGTTCCTGCCGCTGCTGCCGATGACGGCGAACGAGGCGGCGTGGAAGCGGGTGCACGGCGCGGCCGCCCTGGAGGCCCGCTGGCTGGCGCGCGGCACGGACCTGCGCGACCCGCTGCGCCGCTCGGTCTCGCTGGAGGACTGA
- a CDS encoding NYN domain-containing protein — protein sequence MHDVEPPGGADLAAIAAGIERTNELLQRVLAEVATTPSTHAIFVDAGYVYAAAGRLVTGTEDRRAFELDTEGLIEAYIDRARTIFPDSRLLRVYWYDGARRRIHTTEQQRIAELPDVKVRLGNLNANNQQKGVDSLIRTDLESLARHRAIGDAVLVGGDEDLVSAVEAAQGYGARVHLWGIEAATGRNQAEPLLWEVDSQRTFDLEFCKPYVMRRAVVTDLAGEAGPGHLPSREDVRFVGAQVAAQWLASRGRGALADLLPGHPYLPGSVDQELLIEAEALLQLSLRAHADLRRAVRDGFWDHLQAQY from the coding sequence ATGCATGACGTCGAGCCCCCGGGCGGGGCCGATCTGGCTGCGATCGCCGCGGGGATCGAGCGCACCAACGAACTGCTCCAGCGGGTGCTGGCCGAGGTCGCCACGACGCCCTCCACGCACGCGATCTTCGTGGACGCCGGGTACGTGTACGCGGCGGCCGGCCGGCTGGTCACCGGCACCGAGGACCGCAGGGCCTTCGAACTGGACACCGAGGGCCTGATCGAGGCGTACATCGACCGGGCCCGCACGATCTTCCCGGACAGCCGGCTGTTGAGGGTGTACTGGTACGACGGCGCGCGCCGGCGCATCCACACCACCGAACAGCAGCGCATCGCCGAGCTGCCCGACGTCAAGGTCAGGCTCGGCAACCTCAACGCCAACAACCAGCAGAAGGGCGTCGACTCGCTGATCCGCACCGACCTGGAGTCCCTCGCGCGGCACCGGGCGATCGGCGACGCCGTGCTCGTCGGCGGCGACGAGGACCTGGTCTCGGCGGTGGAGGCGGCCCAGGGCTACGGGGCCCGGGTGCACCTGTGGGGCATCGAGGCGGCCACCGGGCGCAATCAGGCCGAGCCGCTGCTCTGGGAGGTCGACAGCCAGCGCACCTTCGACCTGGAGTTCTGCAAGCCGTACGTGATGCGCCGGGCCGTGGTCACCGACCTCGCCGGCGAGGCCGGGCCCGGCCACCTGCCCAGCCGCGAGGACGTGCGCTTCGTCGGGGCGCAGGTCGCCGCGCAGTGGCTGGCCAGCCGTGGCCGGGGCGCCCTCGCCGACCTGCTGCCCGGCCACCCCTACCTGCCGGGCTCGGTCGACCAGGAGCTGCTCATCGAGGCCGAGGCGCTGCTCCAGCTCTCGCTACGGGCCCACGCCGACCTGCGCCGGGCGGTACGGGACGGGTTCTGGGACCACCTGCAGGCGCAGTACTGA
- a CDS encoding DMT family transporter encodes MRLRPAKSGGLAPRSATAPAAGGGGGPLSLDLALLGVAIAGISLSAPLIAATAAPALAVALWRNVLAVGVLAPVALLRHRAELRATGARAVGLSAAAGVLLALHFGLWLPSLHMTSVSSSIALATTTPIWTTVLLRLRGQRSSGLVWAGVTVAFLGVLLLTGVDLSLSPRALAGDALALAGGMAGAGYMLVGAEVRRTVSTTAYTCVCYATAAAALLVVCLVAGVRLGGYSGETWLKLAVLTLTAQLLGHSLLNRVVRGLGPAITSTGILLETPGAALIAALWLGQHPPAAAYPALGIILLGLALVVLDGRGRRGG; translated from the coding sequence GTGCGCCTTCGACCGGCCAAATCAGGCGGCCTCGCCCCACGCTCCGCGACCGCCCCCGCCGCCGGCGGGGGCGGCGGGCCGCTGTCGCTCGACCTCGCCCTGCTCGGCGTCGCCATCGCCGGCATCTCGCTGTCGGCCCCGCTCATCGCGGCGACCGCGGCCCCCGCGCTGGCCGTCGCCCTGTGGCGCAACGTCCTGGCCGTCGGCGTGCTCGCCCCGGTCGCGCTGCTGCGCCACCGGGCCGAGCTGCGCGCGACGGGCGCGCGGGCGGTGGGCCTGTCGGCCGCCGCGGGTGTGTTGCTGGCGCTGCACTTCGGGCTCTGGCTGCCGAGCCTGCACATGACGTCGGTGTCCTCCTCGATCGCCCTGGCCACCACCACGCCGATCTGGACCACCGTGCTGCTGCGGCTGCGCGGCCAGCGCTCGTCGGGCCTGGTGTGGGCCGGCGTCACGGTGGCCTTCCTCGGCGTGCTGCTGCTCACCGGCGTGGACCTCTCGCTGTCGCCGCGCGCCCTCGCGGGCGACGCCCTCGCCCTGGCCGGCGGCATGGCGGGCGCCGGCTACATGCTGGTCGGCGCCGAGGTCCGGCGGACGGTGAGCACCACCGCGTACACCTGCGTCTGCTACGCCACCGCGGCCGCCGCGCTCCTGGTGGTCTGCCTCGTAGCCGGCGTGCGGCTCGGCGGCTACAGCGGGGAGACCTGGCTGAAGCTGGCCGTGCTGACGCTGACCGCCCAGTTGCTCGGCCACTCGCTGCTCAACCGCGTGGTGCGCGGCCTGGGCCCGGCGATCACCTCGACCGGCATCCTCCTGGAGACGCCGGGCGCGGCGCTGATCGCGGCCCTGTGGCTCGGCCAACACCCGCCGGCCGCCGCCTACCCCGCGCTCGGCATCATCCTGCTCGGCCTGGCCCTGGTCGTCCTGGACGGCCGGGGCAGGCGCGGCGGCTGA
- a CDS encoding SDR family oxidoreductase: MNTTATAPTTSTTSATTAPLRREQEPANLLAGKVALVIGAGRGIGAAAARLFAREGAHVLLASRAQDELKTVTEDIRAAGGIAEYTPCDLADGDSVHAAVERAVELYGRLDAAFNNGATGAPPGPLDQVPLTELDRVYAVNLKGTWQAMAAEVAAIRATSGTGAIVNTSSVGSLMGNSELAAYAAMKRAVNSLTESAAITYGPEGIRVNAIAPGTTLTEMMYDWDVASPGTIERLNARTPLRRAADPVEIAEAAAWLLSDRSSYVTGTVLRVDGGLRS, encoded by the coding sequence ATGAACACCACAGCCACCGCACCCACCACGTCCACCACCTCCGCCACGACCGCCCCGCTGCGCCGGGAGCAGGAGCCCGCGAACCTGCTGGCCGGCAAGGTCGCGTTAGTCATCGGCGCGGGCCGCGGCATCGGCGCCGCGGCGGCACGCCTGTTCGCCCGGGAGGGCGCCCACGTCCTGCTCGCGTCCCGGGCACAGGACGAACTCAAGACGGTGACCGAGGACATCAGAGCCGCCGGTGGCATCGCCGAGTACACGCCATGTGACCTGGCCGACGGCGACAGCGTGCACGCCGCCGTGGAACGCGCCGTCGAGCTGTACGGCCGGCTCGACGCGGCCTTCAACAACGGTGCCACCGGCGCCCCGCCCGGCCCACTGGACCAGGTGCCACTGACCGAACTGGACCGCGTCTACGCCGTCAACCTCAAGGGCACCTGGCAGGCCATGGCCGCCGAGGTCGCCGCGATCCGGGCCACCTCGGGCACGGGCGCCATCGTCAACACCTCCAGCGTCGGCAGCCTCATGGGCAACTCCGAACTGGCCGCCTACGCCGCGATGAAGCGGGCCGTCAACAGCCTCACCGAATCCGCCGCCATCACCTACGGCCCCGAGGGCATCCGCGTCAACGCCATCGCCCCGGGCACCACGCTGACCGAGATGATGTACGACTGGGACGTCGCGTCCCCCGGCACCATCGAACGCCTCAACGCCCGGACCCCGCTGCGCCGCGCGGCCGACCCCGTCGAGATCGCCGAGGCCGCCGCCTGGCTGCTCAGCGACCGCTCCTCGTACGTGACCGGGACGGTGCTCCGGGTCGACGGCGGCCTGCGTTCCTGA
- a CDS encoding alpha/beta hydrolase, whose amino-acid sequence MSRPPHLDLPPHARAYALPTERGAFAVHDALPEGATVGTALLLPGFTGSKEDFITLLAPLAEAGFRVVAVDGRGQYESDGPADESAYARAELALDVLAQAAAVGDGRPVHLLGHSLGGLIARSAVLREPAAFASLTLMSAGPAAVVESQQARLRMLTEALAAWEMPEVWRAMRRLDPPEAADASEPAAVREFLQRRWLATRREQLAGTARQLMTEEDRVAELAEVALPMHVLSGAVDYVWPVSRMDAMAARLGAHRTVIDGAEHSPAVDRPAETARALVDFWRAAGPRPGDRAPGAARPSPRAPAP is encoded by the coding sequence ATGAGCAGGCCGCCCCACCTCGACCTCCCGCCGCACGCCCGGGCCTACGCCCTGCCCACCGAGCGCGGCGCCTTCGCGGTGCACGACGCGCTGCCCGAGGGAGCGACGGTCGGGACGGCGCTGCTGTTGCCGGGCTTCACCGGCAGCAAGGAGGACTTCATCACGCTGCTCGCGCCGCTGGCCGAGGCCGGGTTCCGGGTGGTGGCCGTGGACGGCCGCGGGCAGTACGAGAGCGACGGCCCGGCCGACGAGTCGGCGTACGCGCGCGCGGAGTTGGCCCTGGACGTGCTGGCGCAGGCCGCCGCGGTCGGCGACGGCCGCCCCGTACACCTGCTCGGGCACTCGCTGGGGGGCCTCATCGCCCGCTCCGCCGTGCTGCGCGAACCGGCGGCGTTCGCCTCTCTCACGTTGATGAGCGCGGGGCCCGCCGCGGTGGTCGAGAGCCAGCAGGCCAGGTTGCGGATGCTGACCGAGGCGCTGGCGGCGTGGGAGATGCCCGAGGTGTGGCGGGCGATGCGGCGGCTCGATCCGCCGGAGGCCGCCGACGCGAGCGAGCCGGCGGCCGTGCGGGAGTTCCTCCAGCGCCGCTGGCTGGCCACCCGCCGGGAGCAACTGGCGGGCACCGCGCGGCAGTTGATGACCGAGGAGGACCGCGTGGCGGAGCTGGCCGAGGTGGCGTTGCCGATGCACGTGCTGTCCGGCGCCGTCGACTACGTCTGGCCCGTGTCGCGGATGGACGCGATGGCGGCCAGGCTCGGGGCCCACCGCACCGTGATCGACGGCGCGGAGCACTCCCCCGCGGTCGACCGGCCGGCCGAGACGGCCCGCGCCCTGGTCGACTTCTGGCGCGCGGCGGGCCCGCGCCCCGGCGACCGCGCGCCGGGCGCCGCCCGGCCGAGCCCGCGCGCGCCCGCGCCCTGA
- a CDS encoding PHP domain-containing protein: MRIDLHTHSTASDGTDTPAELVRNAAASGLDVVALTDHDTVAGYDQARRALPAGLTLVTGAELSCRLRLPGGSGAEGDAPDSVSLHLLAYLFDPHEPELARERELVRDDRVPRARAMVDKLRALGAPVTWEQVARIAGDGAVGRPHVAAAMVELGIVPSVSDAFTPQWLANDGRAYVEKHELDPFDAIRLVKAAGGVTVCAHPLALKRGQCVPESAIAELASAGLDGIEVDHMDHDEPTRDTLRGLAADLGLLATGSSDYHGSRKTCRLGEYTTDPEVYGEIIRRATGAFPVPGTGG; this comes from the coding sequence GTGCGCATCGACCTGCACACCCACTCCACCGCGTCCGACGGCACGGACACCCCCGCTGAGCTGGTGCGCAACGCCGCGGCCAGCGGTTTGGACGTCGTCGCGCTGACCGACCACGACACCGTCGCCGGGTACGACCAGGCGCGCCGGGCGCTGCCGGCCGGGCTCACCCTGGTCACCGGCGCCGAACTCTCCTGCCGGCTGCGGCTGCCCGGCGGCTCCGGCGCGGAGGGCGACGCGCCCGACAGCGTCAGCCTGCACCTGCTGGCCTACCTCTTCGACCCGCACGAGCCCGAGCTGGCCCGCGAGCGCGAGCTGGTCCGGGACGACCGGGTGCCGCGCGCCCGGGCCATGGTGGACAAGCTGCGCGCCCTCGGCGCGCCCGTGACCTGGGAGCAGGTCGCGCGGATCGCCGGCGACGGCGCGGTCGGCCGGCCGCACGTGGCCGCCGCCATGGTCGAACTCGGCATCGTGCCCAGCGTCTCCGACGCCTTCACCCCGCAGTGGCTCGCCAACGACGGGCGGGCCTATGTCGAGAAGCACGAGCTGGACCCCTTCGACGCGATCCGCCTGGTCAAGGCCGCCGGCGGGGTCACCGTCTGCGCCCACCCGTTGGCGCTCAAGCGGGGCCAGTGCGTGCCCGAGAGCGCGATAGCCGAGCTGGCGTCGGCGGGCCTGGACGGCATCGAGGTCGACCACATGGACCACGACGAGCCGACGCGGGACACGTTGCGTGGCCTCGCCGCCGACCTCGGACTGCTCGCCACCGGCTCCAGCGACTACCACGGCAGCCGCAAGACCTGTCGCCTCGGCGAGTACACCACCGACCCGGAGGTCTACGGCGAGATCATCCGCCGTGCGACCGGCGCCTTCCCGGTGCCGGGCACCGGTGGCTGA
- a CDS encoding MarC family protein, protein MFDFALFGSLFLTLFVIMDPPGITPIFLGLTSGRPLKVQRKMAWQAATVAFSVITLFGICGQQILDYLHVSVPALMVAGGLLLLLIALDLLTGKSEEPTQTKDVNVALVPLGMPLLAGPGAIVSVILAVQHADGFGGQLSVWSAIVAMHVVLWLVMRYSLLIIRVIKDGGVVLVTRLAGMMLSAIAVQQIANGITQFIQAA, encoded by the coding sequence GTGTTCGACTTCGCTCTCTTCGGCTCCCTCTTCCTCACCCTCTTCGTCATCATGGACCCCCCTGGCATCACGCCGATCTTCCTCGGGCTGACCTCCGGGCGCCCCCTGAAGGTGCAGCGCAAGATGGCGTGGCAGGCGGCGACCGTGGCGTTCAGCGTCATCACCCTCTTCGGCATCTGCGGCCAGCAGATCCTGGACTACCTGCACGTGTCGGTGCCGGCGCTGATGGTCGCGGGCGGGCTGCTCCTGCTGCTCATCGCCCTCGACCTGCTGACCGGCAAGTCCGAGGAGCCGACCCAAACCAAGGACGTCAACGTGGCGCTCGTGCCGTTGGGCATGCCGCTGCTGGCTGGGCCCGGCGCGATCGTCTCGGTGATCCTGGCGGTGCAGCACGCCGACGGGTTCGGCGGTCAGCTCTCGGTGTGGTCCGCGATCGTGGCCATGCACGTGGTGCTCTGGCTGGTCATGCGCTATTCGCTGCTGATCATCCGGGTCATCAAGGACGGCGGCGTGGTGCTGGTGACCCGGCTGGCCGGCATGATGCTCTCGGCCATCGCCGTCCAGCAGATCGCGAACGGGATCACCCAGTTCATCCAGGCGGCCTGA